In Rhopalosiphum padi isolate XX-2018 chromosome 3, ASM2088224v1, whole genome shotgun sequence, the genomic stretch CAAACGATCTAATCTTGTCAATATGTCATaacttactaaataatattatgacgatacagtggcgtcatttcaatttttgtttgacTAGGACAACTACAATCTGATTTGCCAACtcaacattttttccatacagTTCACATAGAATAGCGCCATAGTTGGTGAGGGGGTAAATTTTCGGGTATATGAACGTCACAGACAGGATTTTGAAGtattaaattcaaacaattttgtcaaacatagaataattaagtaatgtgtaaataaataataaataggtaaaggTACTTTTTAATACTGCAGATTTACAAGtagttaattgtatttatagtcacatgatgtaaatactaaacatcTTGATATAATATgcttctttaaaaaatacaacaaaaaattaacaataaatctttatttataaaataccattatacaattttatgatttacaacAATGGCctttagtagttaaaaataagacttcttataatttttaaatgtgctGACTTAAGGTCGGGACACACATGCCCGCAACGTACCCGCACCGTGTGTCGGCCGAGTGTTGACCGTCACTCGGTGAATGAATAGTGCAAtggtataaataacaatagtttaGACATCACCGTATCACGGCCGAGCGCTGTTACCGCACCGAGACAGGACCGaacacgataaaatattttaattaattgacgtTGACGGTGCGGGCTCGGCGTCACTCTCAGCATTCGGCAGTCAGTAAACAAagcttataatatagtttagtctatttagtatttacggaGCAAGTATGGTTGATGTAGAAAAGTTGATCGAAGAAGTTCGAAAGTTTCCGTTCCTTTACGACCAAACCAGCGAAAAATATCGAAATTCTGAGTATAAAGATAGAGTATGGACTAATATCTCAACAACATTAGGAGTCAAAGGTAAgtctctacataatatttttactgtacatttttatattagtatttttatattttttatattagtttatgacTAGTAACCacgtgtaataaatattattattatattattattaaatattatgtaatatttaatattttaatgtgatgTTATCTATTGTTATTAAGTTTGGTAaatctattatactattaatagtacctacattaatacataagtaatcaatagatttatttataaatcgctCGCACCGTAGATAACGTTGATGTTGTGCATTGTCAGTGtcctaactatttttttttgtagacgACTTGAGGCCCTAATAAATATACACTTTTCtcaatataaatagaaaaatcttTTTTAGGGAGGGAGATCAAAGtgtgcataaaaatataaaatacagaaaGAAAAACAtacgtaattaaatattattttttaaaacagttaattatatttactctaTTTTAAATAAGAGTATCAATATTTGAACAATAGCAATGCAcactctaaaattaattataaattaaattgctaGTGATGTATGTTCTTGCCATTCTACACTACCTTCTACAGaattaagaaaatttttaaattgttctcgAACAGCAAATGCTTCATCAGCAGATCTTCCACGCTGGTGTGGTAACTGATGTAGATTCGATAACATTTCTGAGTTGTTGACATTTTCTTGAATTTGGTTGTATTGAATAACATTGCAGCCTTCATTTTTCCTGATAAAGTTGTACAAAACGCATGAGGCCAACACCAAGGTTGTTATGTTTTCAGGATTCCCTTGAAGCCTTCTCGTGAATATCCGAAATTTTTGTTGCAAAATTCCAAAACAATTTTCAGATACCCTCCTCGCCCGGCTCAAACGGtaattataaattcttttttcaTTCGTCAGGTCTTTTCCTGGATAGGGTCTCATCATGTAAGTTTTGAGTAGAAATGCTTTGTCAGCTACAATAACCATTGGAAGTTCAGTATTAGTTTGGGGGATTTTTTTTGTTCCCGGTACATTGAGCTTGCCATTTTGTAATGCTTTTCCAAAGtttgaattcaaaaaaattcCTCCATCAGAATTTTTCCCGTAAGAACCAACATCAACTACAATAAAGTTGTAACAAGGATCAACCAGGGCAAGAAGCACAATTGAATACGTTTTTTTGTAGTTCCAATAGAGAGATCCCGATAATTTTGGAGCTTGTATTACAACGTGTTTACCATCCAAAGCACCGATACAGTTTGGAAACTGCCACCTAGCCCAAAAATCAGTAGCTATAGCGTTCCATTTTTCTTGGTTTGGTACTGGCATCATTTTCATTAATAGAACATCTACAATTATTCTGCCGGTATCATGAACAATAGCAGCAACTGTTGACTTTCCTAATCTGTAGTTAAAAGAAATAGTCTTGAAAGTATCTCCAGTAGCAAGAAAcctgaaaaatacatttttatcaaataatcttaaaataaaataactattactgAATGTTTTAGGTGGAATAgaagaatgtaaaaaaaagcGGTCTTCTGTCAGAGATCAGTTCCGTAGAACTCTACAAAAAAGGAAGACAGCATCTGGACAGGCTGCAGTGAATTACCGAAAGTATAAGTATGAAGATATTCTTGAGTTTCTTTTACCACACATTTCAGAACGCGACACATTATCCAACGTGGATAATTTTGAAGAGgatcaaaataatgaaatggaAATTACTAATAGTGAAGCTCCGGAAGAATTCAGTGGACAAACATGTAAGCCACAGAATGACAGAGACAGAAGCAATAAATCAATAActgaaattcaaaataatttcactGATTCTGTAGACGATACTCTTAGATCTACAACAGAAACTTTAGCCAAAGCATCTAGTTCATCTGTGAAGAAAAATGCATTTAGACCTCCACTCAAACGAAAAATGATTCATGAAGGAAAATCTATAGATTCTCCAGCAAGCCAGCTAATGGCATTTATGTTAGCTGAGAAggaagaagaaaataaaaaatctaaaaaagaaGTCGAATCTACAGTTAAGCATCCAATTGATGCTTTTTTGAGTGGAATAGCTCCTACACTTAAGGCACTTAATCCTATACTACAAAATCAAGCTAAAAGTGCTATTTTTTCTATAACACAGGAATTTGAGATGAAGCAGCTTATGTACAGCAATGAGCAAAATGTACGTATTCCAATCAATCCAAACCATACACATGAACTATCTCCAACAGCATCATCATCACAGTTTGACTCAACAACCTCAACACCATATCCATCGCCTCATTCGGTTGCAAGTATGAATACACAAGTATCCGACTTTAACAGTGGGATGTTTGAACTGGACAGGCTTGAGTAGAACTaactttttaatcaaaataatactaagtaataaacaattttaagtaaaataatatttatgtatttttgtttaagtaaaaaatcttttttaaaataaatacaaactaatataatatattatatacgcaatatatatataatataaatttaccttAATAATACAGCCAAACGTTGTTTTGGTGTTATTGATAGCCTCCAAAAAGTGTCTTGTTTTTTCAACCTCTCTTCTAGCTCCATTAAAAGATCGTAAAATGTTGTTTGGGTCATtctaaaatactcataaaactTTGTTTCATCATCCATTAGATGAGGTAACAACGTGAAAAATTCCCCCTCAATGGTTCTTGACTTCCATGCATTGTGTATCCACATTTTTTTCTTCCTTTTATGTTCACTTCTCCATTTCTCGTCTTCTTCTTCTAACGCAAGCGCTATAATTGCTAACTCactgtttttaaaacttttaaacataGTTCTCGCGTCCTCCCTTGGTAAAATACTGAAACAAACTGAAACAGCTGAAGCTAGTAGGAAAACGGCATGGGCGGCACGGACGAGCTACGGACAAGTGTGTGTTCGTGAACGACGAACCGTGCATCGATCAACACTCGGCCGACACACGGTGCGGGTACGTTGCGGGCATGTGTGTCCCGACCTTTAAGGTTGATGTAAATTTTAGACTAGGGCAAATACCCTAgttgcccccccccccaaatgacGCCATTGTGACGGTATATATACAACAAACCTTTTATCGCGGACACAAGATTTACGGAGTTGAATTGCGATTGACTGTATTCCGgtgttaatagtataatacagcgAAAACAATAATCAACCGTGTTCGCACTTCAAGAACAAACGGAAGCACTTGTTGCGATCTGCTTCGGTCACACTGCGAGCACTCGGACGGGCGATGGCACGAAGCGAAAGGGGTTATTTGTTTGACGCAAAAGCcggaacaaaatacaaataacggGACGTGTGCGGCACGACGATGAGCGCGAAAGCTCGGATGCGCGTAAAACAAAGGGCGGAATACGGCGATGGCGCAACGGTTTTGCGATGACCAACGAAAAAAAAAGACTGCTCCGCTAGACGGACAGTAAAAGACAAAGGACACGGTGGTGGGGACGGCAGCATCAGCGGTTATCGGCTAGACCGTGGTGGTACGGTCCCGCTCCGGAGGGACAAAGTTTACACGGAGCTGTGTCTGCTGTACATAGCCAGGGTGGCAACTTTACGACGCAGGACATGTCGCCacaccaaattaaaatattaaaatgtgtatccaacagtttttgattaaaatagatTGATTTTTTACGAATCTAGAGTATTTTactagaaaaatattgaaaatttcaaattttaaaatagattaagttatttactaaatagaaaaaactaataattccaACTATCAAGGTTATCTTCTCAAAGTCAATATACGAAATTTGATTCAATATattaaccaataattattagtgatttttttatgatggtTAATGTCATTAACTTAATGAATTctttgagtaaaatattatagcatgaattacattttatagatagttttatataattgtataatgatttaatattaattatggacAGCAAAAGAAGATCACTATACGATATTTAGTGAgtacaaaattaaacttttattgaatttattttaaaaataaatattatttatatttgtatacaatataattatcggTGTAACAAGGATTTAGTTGTTACGTTTAGACTAGGGCAGGGATCAGCCAATTTTTGTGACGGAAGAGCCAAAAGTTACAATTAACAAAATTTCCCAGTTTTTAAAGAGACTCTAAAAATTTTCGcttcaatattttagtatttgctTATACATAACTAAACGAATTTATACACGTCTATGACATAATAAAAGCTTGTTGCATTCTTCACAATTATGTACGATGATTAAACATTTGAAGATACTCTTTCTAATGTCACGGAGGACTTTGGAAATgacggttaggttaggttaggtctgGCTCATCTGGAAGTTACACAAGTATGCGAATATTTTGCAGACTATTTTATGGGCGCTAGGTCGGTACCCTTTTAATTGAGATTTTCTTACTaaactattgaaattattacattatcactataattatgatacttaaaattacaattttacatatattatttatctgtcATATAGACATACAGTATTTTGGTATTaactattgtttaaatttaatatattataatatacgtcttaTTACCCTAGTAATTAATACttgattgtttaaaaataaaagtcataATCGTGtctttaatattactaattaatttaaaaaatgtacttactttttattcttttttcatTCTCATAGCTTTCTCATTCATCAAATAAATCACATCCAATATCATTCCATGTTCTCAATTTTGCATGCCTGTCTGTATAATCATTGTAACTTATTTCCAATAAACACTCGTGTCTTCATGTTTAtcgaatacattaatttttatgaattaaaagaaatgtagaaaattaaa encodes the following:
- the LOC132923895 gene encoding transcription factor Adf-1-like; translation: MVDVEKLIEEVRKFPFLYDQTSEKYRNSEYKDRVWTNISTTLGVKGGIEECKKKRSSVRDQFRRTLQKRKTASGQAAVNYRKYKYEDILEFLLPHISERDTLSNVDNFEEDQNNEMEITNSEAPEEFSGQTCKPQNDRDRSNKSITEIQNNFTDSVDDTLRSTTETLAKASSSSVKKNAFRPPLKRKMIHEGKSIDSPASQLMAFMLAEKEEENKKSKKEVESTVKHPIDAFLSGILKQTETAEASRKTAWAARTSYGQVCVRERRTVHRSTLGRHTVRVRCGHVCPDL